A portion of the Flavobacterium magnum genome contains these proteins:
- a CDS encoding type 1 glutamine amidotransferase: protein MTDQTIKIAILDMYNGEPNQGMRCIIDIISRFSNIVTFKVFDVRGKCEIPDVRKFDIYISTGGPGNPLEGDGIWDRKYYELIDALTLWNKENDVKKHVLFVCHSFQMACKHFKLAEITKRKSTSFGIMSVHKTQDGIDDPLFDGLPNPYYAVDSRDYQVVQPKLEVFSENGAQILSLEKIRDHVDYERAIMAVRFTPYFVGTQFHPEADPISYISNLKSRERREKIIALKGKTKFRDMLEDLLDEDKIYKTNETVIPNFLRMAINDLMRNKKILSN from the coding sequence ATGACGGACCAGACCATCAAAATTGCCATATTGGATATGTATAACGGCGAGCCCAACCAGGGAATGCGCTGCATTATCGACATCATCAGCCGCTTCAGTAATATTGTCACTTTTAAGGTTTTCGATGTACGTGGAAAATGTGAAATCCCCGACGTCAGGAAATTTGATATTTATATTTCGACGGGCGGACCCGGAAATCCTTTGGAAGGAGACGGAATCTGGGACAGGAAATACTACGAACTGATTGACGCACTGACACTTTGGAACAAGGAAAATGATGTAAAAAAACACGTGTTGTTCGTTTGCCATTCGTTCCAGATGGCATGCAAGCACTTCAAACTCGCGGAAATCACGAAGCGAAAATCAACGTCATTCGGTATCATGTCAGTGCATAAAACCCAGGACGGCATTGATGATCCGCTTTTTGATGGTTTGCCGAACCCCTATTATGCCGTCGATTCCAGGGATTACCAGGTCGTTCAACCCAAACTAGAGGTATTCTCTGAAAACGGCGCGCAGATTCTTTCGCTTGAAAAGATCCGCGACCATGTGGATTATGAAAGGGCCATCATGGCAGTACGGTTTACGCCTTATTTTGTTGGGACGCAATTCCATCCTGAAGCCGATCCGATCAGTTACATATCCAATCTCAAAAGCAGGGAACGCCGTGAAAAAATCATCGCGCTCAAAGGCAAAACGAAGTTTCGCGACATGCTCGAGGATTTACTGGATGAGGATAAGATCTACAAGACAAACGAGACTGTTATCCCTAATTTCCTGAGGATGGCAATCAATGATTTGATGCGCAACAAGAAGATACTTTCTAACTAG